Proteins from one Blattabacterium sp. (Blattella germanica) str. Bge genomic window:
- a CDS encoding SLC13 family permease has protein sequence MVILVFILGYLFITLENLFSLNKVIPSILMAVTCWSLILLFHLPVYELDQHLIIKKDPKHLLLFHLAKASEIVFFLIGAMSIIAVIEKYSGFEALRELFYAKTKRKFLWIISLVSFLLSAIIDNLTASIVLISLLRKTISNYKERLYYLGIVIISANAGGVWSPIGDITTTMLWISNKVTTIYLIKKILIPSILCMCVSTFIASCLPIFNGSFQIKKNELSKDHLKRGFFMLKTGLLLMLLVPIYKIITGVPPYMGMMFSLGILLCVVKKYKSECSIDDFFKKLDFSSILFFLGILLSVSSLESLGKLYNLSSWINETVSTWKITTFIFGLISSIIDNVPLVAATIAMFSYPMDHDLWHFIAYVSGTGGSIFLIGSAAGVAAMGMEKIDFFWYLKKISWIALIGYISGFIYLLI, from the coding sequence ATGGTAATTTTAGTTTTTATACTTGGATATTTATTCATTACTCTTGAAAACTTATTTTCTTTAAATAAAGTTATTCCATCTATTTTAATGGCGGTTACGTGTTGGTCGTTAATTCTGTTATTTCATCTTCCTGTTTATGAACTAGATCAACATTTAATAATCAAAAAGGATCCTAAGCATTTATTATTATTTCATTTAGCGAAAGCTTCTGAAATTGTTTTTTTTCTTATTGGGGCTATGTCTATTATTGCTGTAATTGAAAAATATTCTGGATTTGAAGCTTTAAGAGAATTATTTTATGCAAAAACAAAACGTAAATTTTTGTGGATAATAAGTTTAGTTTCTTTTTTATTATCTGCTATAATAGATAATCTCACTGCAAGTATTGTTTTAATTTCTCTTCTTAGAAAAACAATTTCTAATTATAAAGAACGTTTGTATTACTTGGGGATAGTGATTATATCTGCTAATGCAGGAGGAGTTTGGTCTCCAATTGGAGATATAACCACGACAATGTTATGGATTTCTAACAAAGTGACTACTATATATCTTATAAAAAAGATACTTATCCCTTCTATATTATGTATGTGTGTATCCACATTCATAGCGTCTTGTCTTCCTATTTTCAATGGATCTTTTCAAATTAAAAAAAATGAATTATCAAAAGATCATCTTAAAAGAGGTTTTTTTATGTTGAAAACAGGTTTGTTATTAATGTTACTTGTCCCTATTTACAAAATAATTACGGGTGTTCCCCCATATATGGGAATGATGTTTTCTCTTGGAATTCTACTTTGTGTAGTCAAAAAGTATAAATCAGAATGTTCTATAGACGATTTTTTTAAAAAATTGGATTTTTCTAGTATTTTGTTTTTTTTAGGAATTTTGCTGTCAGTTTCTTCTTTGGAATCTTTAGGAAAATTATATAATTTATCTAGTTGGATTAATGAAACTGTTTCTACATGGAAAATAACAACTTTTATATTTGGATTGATTTCTTCTATTATAGATAATGTCCCTCTAGTTGCTGCTACTATAGCCATGTTTTCTTATCCAATGGATCACGATTTATGGCACTTTATAGCTTATGTTTCTGGTACAGGTGGAAGTATTTTTCTTATAGGATCTGCTGCAGGAGTAGCAGCTATGGGAATGGAAAAAATAGATTTTTTTTGGTATTTAAAAAAAATTAGTTGGATAGCTTTAATCGGCTATATATCTGGATTTATTTACCTTTTAATTTAA
- the menB gene encoding 1,4-dihydroxy-2-naphthoyl-CoA synthase, translating into MNSTLEKDWIPIKKYEDILFLFWKGISKIEINRPWCHNAFRVETVNEMIDAVDICNKRRDIDVLIITGAGDKSFCSGGDQTTRGLGGYLDKNGVPRLNILEFYKKIREIPKPVIAMVNGYAVGGGHVLHVVCDLTIASDNAIFSQVGPKVGSFDGGFGCSYLARHIGQKKTREMWFLCKKYTAKEALKMGLINKVVSRKKLEEETIEWCKIIQKRSAMSLRMIKRCLNAELDGQHGLMQLAGDATLMFYLMDESQEGKKAFLEKRDPDFKKFTKFL; encoded by the coding sequence ATGAATTCTACCTTAGAAAAAGATTGGATTCCAATCAAAAAATATGAAGATATTTTGTTTCTTTTTTGGAAAGGAATTTCTAAAATAGAAATAAACAGACCATGGTGTCATAATGCATTTCGTGTAGAAACAGTAAATGAAATGATAGATGCTGTGGATATATGTAATAAGAGAAGAGATATAGATGTGTTAATTATAACGGGAGCTGGAGATAAGTCTTTTTGTTCTGGAGGGGATCAAACCACCAGAGGTTTAGGAGGTTATTTAGATAAAAACGGAGTCCCAAGACTAAATATTTTAGAATTTTATAAAAAAATAAGAGAAATACCTAAGCCTGTCATAGCAATGGTAAATGGTTATGCAGTGGGAGGAGGACACGTATTACATGTAGTTTGCGATTTAACTATTGCATCTGATAATGCTATTTTTAGTCAAGTGGGACCAAAAGTAGGTTCTTTTGATGGAGGATTTGGATGTTCTTATTTAGCTCGTCATATTGGTCAAAAGAAAACAAGAGAAATGTGGTTTTTATGTAAAAAATATACTGCTAAAGAAGCATTAAAAATGGGATTAATCAATAAAGTTGTAAGTAGAAAAAAATTAGAAGAAGAAACCATAGAATGGTGTAAAATAATACAAAAGAGAAGTGCTATGTCTTTAAGAATGATAAAACGTTGTTTAAATGCAGAATTAGATGGACAACATGGATTAATGCAATTAGCAGGAGATGCTACTTTAATGTTTTATTTAATGGATGAATCTCAAGAAGGAAAAAAAGCTTTTTTAGAAAAAAGAGATCCTGATTTTAAGAAATTTACCAAATTTTTATGA
- the menA gene encoding 1,4-dihydroxy-2-naphthoate octaprenyltransferase — MKLKYWIDAARFHTLPLSFSGVTLSFLISQSRVNVNLTTYILCVLTALLLQILANFSNDYGDSITGVDNFKRIGPKRTVQCGFISLYEMKIAIYLFSVLSFLSGLLLLYQSILYTNVFIFLFYIIGIFVCIYSSIKYSIGSYPYGYIVGIGDLFVFIFFGILSVQGSYFLYTQTLHMDMFLLSLSMGLLNVAVLNINNMRDMDNDYENGKHTIAGWLGIKYAKLYHITSIFVSVILGGFFIFLNQKTIYQWIFFILVVIFLIFHVKRIIFLKKNKLFNLELKKLILIVFLYVLSIGISNLL; from the coding sequence ATGAAATTAAAATATTGGATAGATGCAGCTCGTTTTCATACTTTACCTTTGTCTTTTTCTGGAGTTACTTTAAGTTTTCTTATATCTCAATCTAGAGTAAATGTTAATTTAACTACATATATTTTATGTGTTTTAACAGCTTTGTTGTTACAAATATTAGCTAATTTTTCAAATGATTATGGAGATAGCATAACAGGAGTTGATAATTTTAAACGAATTGGCCCTAAAAGAACAGTTCAATGTGGTTTCATTTCTTTATATGAAATGAAAATAGCTATTTATTTATTTTCTGTATTGTCATTTTTATCCGGTCTTTTATTACTTTATCAAAGTATTTTATACACAAATGTTTTTATTTTTTTATTTTATATCATAGGAATTTTTGTCTGTATTTATAGTTCTATAAAATATTCTATTGGATCTTATCCTTATGGATATATAGTGGGAATAGGAGATTTATTTGTATTCATTTTTTTTGGAATTTTATCGGTACAAGGAAGTTATTTTTTATATACACAAACTTTACATATGGATATGTTTTTGTTATCTTTATCTATGGGGTTATTAAATGTGGCTGTTTTAAATATTAACAATATGAGAGATATGGATAATGATTATGAAAACGGAAAACATACTATAGCGGGATGGTTGGGAATAAAATATGCAAAATTATATCATATAACTTCTATATTCGTTTCAGTTATTTTAGGAGGTTTTTTTATATTTTTAAATCAAAAAACTATTTATCAATGGATTTTTTTTATATTGGTTGTTATTTTTTTGATTTTTCATGTAAAAAGAATAATTTTTTTAAAAAAGAATAAATTATTTAATTTAGAATTAAAAAAACTGATTTTAATTGTTTTTTTGTATGTCTTAAGTATAGGTATCAGCAATTTATTATAA
- a CDS encoding metal-dependent hydrolase: protein MKIIFFTHSTFVLKIHDKYLLIDPFFSGNPVFDNKNFLKCIDDLLIRVDYILLTHAHYDHVCDVELFSQKFHGVLVISNYEISNYFEKKGIKTYGMNYGSFISFPFGKLKYVWANHSSVFNDGTYGGNAGGFLLHTNEGNLYISGDTSLMSEMNLIPIFGKLKLSVLPIGGRYTMDIEEAILASDFLKCKKILGVHYNTFEEIRINKDEAKKKFYEKGKELILLEMGESICI from the coding sequence ATGAAAATCATTTTTTTTACTCATAGTACATTTGTATTAAAAATACATGATAAATATTTGTTAATAGATCCTTTTTTTTCTGGGAATCCTGTTTTTGACAATAAGAATTTTTTGAAATGTATTGATGATTTATTAATAAGAGTAGATTATATACTATTGACTCATGCTCATTATGATCACGTATGTGATGTAGAATTATTTTCACAAAAATTTCATGGTGTCTTGGTTATTTCTAATTATGAAATTTCTAATTATTTCGAAAAAAAAGGAATCAAAACATATGGTATGAATTATGGATCTTTCATTTCTTTTCCTTTCGGAAAATTAAAATATGTTTGGGCGAATCATTCTAGTGTTTTTAATGATGGAACTTATGGGGGAAATGCTGGAGGATTTCTATTACATACAAATGAAGGAAATTTGTACATATCAGGAGATACATCTTTAATGAGTGAAATGAATCTTATTCCTATTTTTGGAAAACTGAAACTTTCTGTTTTGCCGATAGGGGGTAGATATACTATGGATATAGAAGAAGCTATTCTTGCTTCAGATTTTTTAAAATGCAAAAAAATATTAGGAGTTCATTATAATACTTTTGAAGAGATTCGAATAAATAAAGATGAAGCTAAAAAAAAGTTTTATGAAAAAGGTAAAGAACTAATTTTATTAGAAATGGGAGAAAGTATATGTATTTAA
- a CDS encoding enolase C-terminal domain-like protein codes for MEKIKFFLKKKTFFFRKKIFNSNRIFNRNTIWFIILKKNNKIGIGECNPLLEKSVSKNRFENELENLSKRVVSLKKTEVRHYHKYISYSSIFFGLEQAFLSLKNQFPVLYDSEFFHGKKGISINALIWLNSFKKKNKGSVIKEIENRIIEGFSFIKMKISANFFDYQYSVLKKIKKKYPFIKIRVDANGSFENMKKTLYCLNKLYDLSIIHSIEQPISSGYWKNMSKICKQSKLPIALDEELEGIHELKEKKRLLDIIHPEYVVLKPSINGGFYGSKEWILEANKRKIKWWISSSLESNIGLNAITQWTFMMMRKQHLKYSNVDSHVHGLNTGVLYVNNWISPLEIKEGSIWYNPSLKWKIFF; via the coding sequence ATGGAAAAAATAAAGTTCTTTTTAAAAAAAAAAACTTTCTTTTTTAGAAAAAAAATATTTAATTCCAATAGAATATTTAATCGTAATACTATTTGGTTCATTATTTTGAAAAAAAATAATAAAATAGGGATAGGAGAATGTAATCCATTGTTAGAGAAATCAGTTTCAAAAAACAGATTCGAAAATGAATTGGAAAATCTCTCTAAAAGAGTAGTTTCTTTAAAAAAAACCGAAGTTCGTCATTATCATAAATATATTTCGTATTCATCCATTTTTTTTGGATTAGAACAAGCTTTTTTAAGTTTAAAAAATCAATTTCCTGTATTATATGATTCTGAATTTTTTCATGGAAAAAAAGGAATTTCTATAAACGCTTTAATATGGTTGAATTCCTTTAAAAAAAAGAATAAAGGAAGTGTTATAAAAGAAATAGAAAATAGAATTATAGAAGGCTTTTCATTTATAAAAATGAAAATTAGTGCGAATTTTTTCGATTATCAGTATTCAGTTTTAAAAAAAATTAAAAAAAAATATCCATTTATCAAAATACGTGTAGATGCAAATGGTTCTTTTGAAAACATGAAAAAAACTTTATATTGTTTAAATAAACTTTATGATTTAAGTATTATTCATTCTATAGAACAACCGATATCTTCTGGATATTGGAAAAATATGTCTAAAATCTGTAAACAATCAAAATTACCTATAGCATTAGACGAAGAATTAGAAGGAATTCATGAATTAAAAGAAAAAAAAAGATTATTGGATATTATTCATCCTGAATATGTGGTATTGAAGCCTAGTATAAATGGAGGTTTTTATGGGTCTAAAGAATGGATATTAGAAGCTAACAAGAGAAAAATTAAATGGTGGATTAGTTCTTCTTTAGAAAGTAATATTGGACTTAATGCCATTACGCAATGGACTTTTATGATGATGAGAAAACAACATTTAAAATATTCAAATGTTGACTCTCATGTTCATGGATTAAATACAGGAGTTTTGTATGTTAATAACTGGATTTCTCCTTTGGAGATTAAAGAAGGTTCTATTTGGTATAATCCATCTTTGAAATGGAAGATTTTTTTTTAA
- a CDS encoding AMP-binding protein, whose amino-acid sequence MWIDFSSKKILTDFYYNSCKENLHWKDSIFSFLKKWYDNESVLKVSTSGTTGSPKTIFLKKKHMFERAIKTVEFLKLTKRGVRGLLCLSPDFIASKMFLVRAIIFKWKVYCVPPSSNPLKNIKEYFDITSMVPMQVFFSLKYLEYVKILLIGGYSVSDFLEKKLQNISTICYETYGMTETLGHIALRKINGSNKSSFYKSFQDIHLSIDERSCLGIFYPCDSFIQTNDIVSMISSDEFTCIGRYDNVINSGGIKIIPELIEKNMNFFIHRRFFISSIPDKILGEKIVLIIEGSPFQFEYPEFFFNGKNKFYKPKNIFFIPHFIENSLGKLRRKEIMKKLIQKIK is encoded by the coding sequence ATGTGGATAGATTTTTCTTCTAAAAAAATATTGACTGATTTTTATTATAATTCTTGTAAAGAAAATTTACATTGGAAAGATTCTATTTTCTCTTTTTTAAAAAAATGGTATGATAACGAATCTGTATTGAAAGTTTCAACTTCTGGGACAACCGGATCTCCAAAAACAATATTTTTGAAAAAAAAACACATGTTTGAAAGAGCTATAAAAACTGTAGAATTTTTAAAACTTACAAAAAGAGGAGTAAGAGGATTATTATGTTTATCTCCAGATTTTATAGCGTCTAAAATGTTTTTAGTTCGTGCTATTATTTTCAAATGGAAAGTTTATTGTGTCCCTCCATCATCTAATCCTCTAAAAAATATTAAAGAATATTTTGATATCACATCTATGGTTCCCATGCAAGTTTTTTTTAGTTTAAAATATTTAGAATATGTTAAAATACTTTTAATAGGAGGATATTCTGTATCCGATTTTTTAGAAAAAAAATTACAAAATATTTCAACTATTTGTTATGAAACTTATGGAATGACAGAAACTTTAGGTCATATAGCTTTAAGAAAAATAAATGGTTCAAATAAATCTTCTTTTTATAAATCATTTCAAGATATTCATTTGAGCATAGATGAAAGAAGTTGTTTAGGAATTTTTTATCCATGTGATTCTTTTATACAAACAAATGATATCGTTTCTATGATATCTAGTGATGAGTTTACTTGTATCGGTAGATATGATAATGTTATCAACAGTGGAGGAATAAAAATTATTCCTGAATTGATAGAAAAAAACATGAATTTTTTTATTCATAGACGATTTTTTATATCTTCAATTCCAGACAAAATTTTAGGAGAAAAAATAGTATTGATCATTGAAGGATCCCCTTTTCAATTTGAGTATCCAGAATTTTTTTTCAATGGAAAAAATAAATTTTATAAACCAAAAAATATTTTTTTTATTCCTCATTTTATAGAAAATTCACTGGGAAAATTGAGGAGAAAAGAGATTATGAAAAAATTAATTCAAAAAATTAAATAA
- a CDS encoding NADP-dependent isocitrate dehydrogenase → MKKIKVNNPIVEIDGDEMARVMWKYIKKYFIFPYLDINIIYFDLGIENRNLTNDQITIDAAYAIKKYNVGIKCATITPDENRMKEFHLKKMWKSPNGTIRNIVNGTVFREPIIANNISRFIPNWKNPICIARHAYADQYDAVDFIVEEKGKLYIYFIPDNNKNKSKKFEIHHFTEPGVAMGMYNTDQSIYGFARSCFNYSIYKKWPLFLSTKNTILKAYDEKYKKIFQDLYEGEYKSKFKKLKITYEHRLIDDMIAKTIKSNGGFIWACKNYDGDVQSDCIAQGFGSLGMMTSVLLTPDGKTLESEAAHGTITRHYRLYQERKKTSTNPIASIFSWTRGLKHRAFLDKNMDLKYFSEKMEKTCINFIESGKMTKDLFQLVDGSKYNKKKNYLDTKTFLQELRIFFDKKM, encoded by the coding sequence ATGAAAAAAATAAAAGTAAATAATCCTATAGTAGAAATAGATGGTGATGAAATGGCCAGAGTTATGTGGAAATATATCAAAAAATATTTTATTTTTCCTTACTTAGATATAAACATTATTTATTTCGATTTAGGAATAGAAAATAGAAATCTTACCAATGATCAAATTACTATAGATGCTGCTTATGCCATAAAAAAATATAATGTTGGAATTAAATGCGCAACAATAACACCAGATGAAAATAGAATGAAAGAATTTCATTTAAAAAAAATGTGGAAATCTCCAAATGGAACCATACGAAATATTGTTAATGGGACTGTATTCAGAGAACCTATCATTGCTAATAATATTTCTCGTTTCATTCCAAATTGGAAAAATCCCATATGCATAGCTAGACATGCTTATGCAGATCAATATGACGCTGTTGATTTTATAGTTGAGGAAAAAGGAAAATTATATATTTATTTTATTCCAGATAACAATAAAAATAAATCAAAAAAATTTGAAATTCACCATTTCACAGAACCTGGAGTTGCTATGGGAATGTATAACACGGATCAATCCATATATGGATTTGCTCGTTCTTGTTTTAATTATTCTATATATAAAAAATGGCCTTTGTTTCTTTCTACCAAAAATACCATATTGAAAGCATATGATGAAAAATATAAGAAAATTTTCCAAGATTTATATGAGGGTGAATACAAATCAAAATTTAAAAAACTAAAAATTACTTATGAACATCGTTTGATAGACGATATGATAGCAAAAACAATCAAATCAAATGGAGGTTTTATATGGGCTTGCAAAAATTATGATGGAGATGTACAATCTGATTGTATTGCTCAAGGATTTGGGTCATTAGGAATGATGACTTCAGTTTTACTTACTCCAGATGGAAAAACTTTAGAATCTGAAGCAGCTCATGGAACTATAACTAGACATTATAGATTATATCAAGAAAGGAAAAAAACCTCCACCAATCCTATTGCTTCTATTTTTTCTTGGACTCGTGGGCTGAAACATCGTGCTTTTTTAGATAAAAATATGGATTTGAAATATTTTTCTGAAAAAATGGAAAAAACATGTATCAATTTTATTGAATCTGGAAAAATGACCAAAGATTTGTTTCAATTAGTTGATGGAAGTAAATATAACAAGAAAAAAAATTATTTAGATACCAAAACCTTTCTTCAAGAATTAAGAATTTTTTTCGATAAAAAAATGTAG
- a CDS encoding phosphoadenylyl-sulfate reductase, which produces MKWKIPSQECLSDLSKEIKSPSVEEKLKTLSNFFPGKIVFSTSFNIEDQLISHFILSNKIPIKIFTLDTGRFFEETYKVWENTNKFYGYSISAYYPDQEKLEEFLSKNGPNSFYNNVKNRIKCCFLRKVEPLKRALKGNFVWITGLRAEHSLDRKKLNYLEWDSKYHLIKYHPLYNWKLEVIEKMVKKHKVPYNPLYDKGFLSIGCAPCTRSVKCGESYRSGRWWWEDDSIKKECGLHIKK; this is translated from the coding sequence ATGAAATGGAAAATTCCATCACAAGAATGTTTATCTGATCTTTCAAAAGAAATTAAATCTCCTTCTGTAGAGGAAAAATTAAAAACTCTTTCAAATTTTTTTCCAGGAAAAATAGTATTTTCAACGAGTTTTAATATTGAGGATCAGTTGATTTCTCATTTTATTTTATCAAATAAAATTCCCATAAAAATATTTACTTTAGATACAGGAAGGTTTTTTGAAGAAACTTATAAAGTTTGGGAAAATACAAATAAATTTTATGGATATTCTATTTCGGCTTATTATCCTGATCAAGAAAAATTAGAGGAATTTTTGTCAAAAAACGGACCTAATTCATTTTATAATAATGTAAAAAATAGAATAAAATGTTGTTTTTTACGAAAAGTAGAACCTTTAAAAAGAGCTTTAAAAGGAAATTTTGTATGGATTACTGGCTTGCGAGCAGAACATTCTTTGGATAGAAAAAAACTCAATTATTTGGAATGGGATTCTAAATATCACTTGATCAAATATCATCCTCTTTATAATTGGAAGTTAGAAGTTATAGAAAAAATGGTAAAAAAACATAAAGTTCCTTATAATCCTTTATACGATAAAGGTTTTTTAAGTATAGGATGTGCTCCATGCACTCGTTCTGTAAAATGTGGTGAAAGTTATAGAAGTGGACGTTGGTGGTGGGAAGATGACTCTATCAAAAAAGAATGTGGATTGCATATTAAAAAGTAA
- the cysD gene encoding sulfate adenylyltransferase subunit CysD, with protein sequence MNKHENLLFKNYLEELESESIHIYREVAGQFEKPCLLFSGGKDSILLVHLALKAFRPGKIPFPLVHIDTGYNFPETLKFRDRLVKEIGEEIVIRKVEDTIIQRNLSEPKGRFPNRNILQSYTLIDTIEEFQFDACVGGGRRDEEKARSKERIFSIRNEFGSWDPKLQRPELWNIYNGKIHKGENVRVFPISNWTELDVWNYIKKENILLPDIYFSHERKAINIRGKWMAVSDLIKPNPDEVVHIKKLRYRTIGDMTCTAAIESTATNVEQIIQELLETKISERGQTRIDDSLSETAMEDRKKQGYF encoded by the coding sequence ATGAATAAACATGAAAACTTATTATTTAAAAATTACTTAGAAGAATTAGAATCAGAATCCATTCATATTTATAGGGAAGTAGCAGGACAGTTTGAGAAACCATGTTTGTTATTTTCTGGAGGAAAAGACTCTATTTTATTAGTTCATTTGGCTTTAAAAGCTTTTCGACCGGGAAAAATACCATTTCCTTTAGTTCATATTGATACTGGATATAATTTTCCTGAAACATTAAAATTTAGGGATCGTCTAGTCAAAGAAATCGGAGAGGAAATTGTTATAAGAAAAGTAGAGGATACTATAATTCAAAGGAATTTATCTGAACCTAAAGGAAGATTTCCCAATAGAAATATTTTGCAATCTTATACATTAATAGATACTATTGAAGAATTTCAATTTGATGCCTGTGTTGGAGGAGGACGTCGGGATGAAGAAAAAGCAAGATCTAAAGAAAGAATTTTTTCTATTAGGAATGAGTTTGGATCCTGGGATCCAAAATTGCAAAGACCTGAATTATGGAATATTTACAACGGTAAAATACATAAAGGAGAGAACGTAAGAGTTTTTCCTATTAGCAATTGGACAGAATTAGATGTCTGGAATTATATAAAAAAGGAAAATATTTTATTGCCAGACATTTATTTTTCGCATGAAAGGAAAGCTATTAATATTCGTGGAAAATGGATGGCTGTATCTGATTTGATTAAACCGAATCCTGATGAAGTTGTTCATATCAAAAAATTACGTTATAGAACTATAGGGGATATGACTTGTACTGCAGCTATAGAGTCTACGGCCACTAATGTTGAACAAATAATTCAAGAACTTTTAGAGACTAAAATCAGTGAAAGAGGTCAAACAAGAATAGACGATTCTTTATCTGAAACAGCTATGGAAGATAGAAAAAAACAAGGATATTTTTAA
- a CDS encoding GTP-binding protein, producing MDTLRFMTSGSVDNGKSTLIGRLLYDSHSILVDQLSIVAEKSIKKYGNNQVKKIDLSLFTDGLKAEREQGITIDVAYKYFSTSKRKFIIADAPGHVQYTRNMVTGASHVDLAIVLIDACYGVVEQTQRHSLILGMLNVPKIILAVNKMDLINYDYRIYKAIVSQYQVIARRVGLDNLDMIPISAKNGDNVVDKSSHMKWYDGPSLLSLLENIVIQKNTYLSASRYPVQYVIRSSHNLSRGYAGKIISGIYRKGDEVIVYPSKNHTIIKHMEIGETKIKEGFSPQSIVMYLEDEIDVSRGDLIVKKDDNLPIFSQEFEMILCWMSNKLLKVGNKYLFQIHSFQASVRIKNIAYRIDVNTLKRENTPDHAILNDLVKVKVKTSVPVPHDPYKKIKENGSCILIDETSYSTVAACMIQ from the coding sequence ATGGATACTTTAAGATTTATGACTTCAGGAAGCGTGGATAACGGGAAAAGCACTCTGATTGGTCGCTTATTGTATGACAGTCATTCTATACTTGTAGACCAATTATCTATCGTTGCAGAAAAAAGTATAAAAAAATATGGAAACAATCAAGTAAAAAAAATAGATTTATCTTTATTTACTGATGGATTAAAAGCTGAAAGAGAACAAGGAATAACTATAGATGTGGCTTATAAATATTTTTCTACATCTAAAAGAAAATTTATTATAGCGGACGCTCCAGGACATGTTCAATATACTAGAAATATGGTTACGGGAGCCTCTCATGTAGATTTAGCTATTGTTTTGATTGATGCATGTTACGGAGTAGTAGAACAAACACAAAGACATTCTCTAATTCTTGGCATGCTCAATGTTCCAAAAATTATACTTGCTGTTAATAAAATGGATTTAATTAATTATGATTATCGTATTTATAAAGCAATAGTAAGTCAGTATCAAGTAATTGCTCGTAGAGTAGGTTTAGATAATTTAGATATGATTCCAATTAGTGCTAAAAATGGAGATAATGTAGTAGATAAATCATCTCATATGAAATGGTATGATGGGCCTAGTCTTCTTTCCTTATTGGAAAATATTGTTATTCAAAAAAATACCTATTTATCAGCTTCTAGATACCCTGTTCAATATGTGATTCGTTCTAGTCATAATTTATCTCGTGGATATGCTGGAAAAATTATTAGTGGAATATATAGAAAAGGGGATGAAGTTATTGTTTATCCTTCTAAAAACCATACTATTATAAAACATATGGAAATAGGAGAAACCAAAATAAAAGAAGGATTTTCTCCCCAAAGTATAGTTATGTATTTAGAAGATGAAATAGACGTCTCTCGTGGAGATCTTATAGTGAAAAAAGATGATAATCTTCCTATTTTTTCTCAAGAATTTGAGATGATTCTTTGTTGGATGTCAAATAAACTATTAAAAGTAGGAAATAAATACTTATTTCAAATTCACAGTTTTCAAGCTTCAGTTAGAATAAAGAATATTGCTTATCGTATAGATGTGAATACTTTAAAAAGAGAAAATACACCAGATCATGCTATATTAAACGATTTGGTTAAAGTGAAAGTAAAAACATCTGTACCCGTTCCACATGATCCTTATAAAAAAATCAAAGAAAATGGATCATGCATTTTGATAGATGAAACAAGTTACTCTACAGTGGCTGCTTGTATGATTCAATAA